From a single Sinomonas atrocyanea genomic region:
- a CDS encoding flavin reductase family protein: protein MTATPLDLVTGADLRRAMGCWATGIAVITTSDGGTLAGLVSNSFTSISLDPPLVSWAVDKSSSSFATWINTDNYAVHILSESRRDLVQRFAAKGTDKFAGLDWEPGVLGSPVVAADVPRVECRLWQRVDAGDHVILIGEVVSISGQDDFRPLTNHVYWAK from the coding sequence ATGACTGCCACCCCGCTCGACCTCGTGACCGGTGCCGACCTGCGCCGGGCCATGGGGTGCTGGGCCACGGGGATCGCCGTCATCACCACCTCGGACGGCGGCACCCTCGCGGGCCTCGTGAGCAATTCGTTCACGTCGATCAGCCTGGATCCGCCGCTCGTCTCGTGGGCGGTGGACAAGTCGTCGAGCTCGTTTGCGACATGGATCAACACCGACAACTACGCCGTGCACATCCTCTCCGAGTCACGGCGGGACCTCGTGCAGCGGTTCGCGGCGAAGGGGACGGACAAGTTCGCGGGGCTGGACTGGGAGCCCGGCGTGCTGGGCTCGCCCGTCGTGGCCGCCGACGTCCCGCGTGTTGAGTGTCGCCTCTGGCAGCGGGTGGACGCGGGGGACCACGTCATCCTGATCGGCGAGGTTGTCAGCATCTCGGGCCAGGACGACTTCCGCCCCCTCACCAACCACGTGTACTGGGCAAAGTAG
- a CDS encoding VOC family protein, producing MELTIHASALPHTDPEASLAFYRDALGFEVRQDVGRGTMRWITVGPAGQPSTSILLAPPATDPGITEDERRTISEMMAKGTYGWILLATPNLDEVFEKVQATDAEVVQEPTLQPYGLRDCAFRDPAGNLVRIQELR from the coding sequence ATGGAACTCACCATTCATGCAAGCGCCCTCCCCCACACCGATCCCGAGGCGTCCCTCGCGTTCTACCGGGACGCCCTCGGCTTCGAGGTCCGCCAGGACGTGGGCCGGGGCACCATGCGCTGGATCACGGTCGGCCCCGCCGGCCAGCCCAGCACGTCGATCCTCCTCGCCCCACCGGCCACGGATCCCGGGATCACGGAGGACGAGCGGCGCACCATCTCGGAGATGATGGCCAAGGGCACCTACGGCTGGATCCTGTTGGCCACGCCCAACCTCGACGAGGTGTTCGAGAAGGTCCAGGCCACCGACGCCGAGGTGGTGCAGGAGCCCACCCTGCAGCCGTACGGCCTGCGGGACTGCGCCTTCCGCGACCCCGCGGGCAACCTCGTCCGCATCCAAGAGCTGCGCTGA
- a CDS encoding oxygenase MpaB family protein gives MLGPLRKRLRLTFAGESETIPAWETALEDGDDAGFFPPDSAVWAVHGSMSTIAAGIRALLTQALHPGVLAGVVDHSNYRADPLGRLAGTIRWIFTVTYGDTAAARAACAWVRGVHVPVTGTYVSPGGAHEQYSANDPALAEWVHIAFTDAFLRSYEAFHGPVPGGADRYVAEWATAGELMGVADPPRTEADLAERIRAYDAAGQLSGGPRVDEVVAFIRRPPLDPLLKPGYALLFGAVLDTLPPRHLELLGLSRPRLGPVPLPLAGAAKATLAVIGRALGPMAPSEAAARRRLVRLGVL, from the coding sequence ATGCTCGGGCCGCTGCGGAAGCGGCTCCGCCTGACGTTCGCCGGCGAGTCCGAGACCATCCCCGCGTGGGAGACGGCCCTCGAGGACGGCGACGACGCGGGCTTCTTCCCGCCCGACTCCGCCGTCTGGGCGGTGCACGGCTCCATGTCCACGATCGCCGCCGGAATCCGCGCGCTCCTCACCCAGGCGCTCCACCCCGGCGTGCTGGCGGGGGTGGTGGACCACTCCAACTACCGCGCGGACCCCCTCGGCCGCCTGGCCGGGACCATCCGCTGGATCTTCACGGTCACCTACGGCGACACCGCGGCCGCCCGCGCGGCCTGCGCGTGGGTGCGCGGCGTGCACGTGCCGGTGACCGGCACCTACGTCTCGCCGGGCGGCGCGCACGAGCAGTACTCCGCGAACGATCCGGCCCTCGCCGAGTGGGTGCACATCGCGTTCACCGACGCGTTCCTGCGCAGCTACGAGGCCTTCCACGGCCCGGTTCCCGGCGGCGCCGACCGCTATGTGGCCGAGTGGGCCACGGCCGGCGAGCTCATGGGCGTCGCGGACCCGCCCCGCACCGAGGCTGACCTCGCGGAGCGCATCCGGGCGTACGACGCCGCGGGGCAGCTCTCCGGCGGCCCCCGCGTCGACGAGGTGGTCGCCTTCATCCGGCGACCGCCGCTGGACCCGCTCCTCAAGCCCGGCTACGCGCTGCTCTTCGGCGCGGTCCTCGACACGCTTCCGCCGCGGCATCTGGAGCTCCTGGGGCTCTCGCGTCCGCGGCTCGGGCCCGTGCCGCTGCCGCTGGCGGGGGCCGCGAAGGCGACGCTCGCCGTCATCGGCCGGGCGCTGGGCCCGATGGCGCCGAGCGAAGCCGCCGCCCGGCGCCGCCTGGTCCGCCTCGGCGTGCTCTGA
- a CDS encoding helix-turn-helix transcriptional regulator: MTSSAPADPRLRDLALLRRVRDRIDREYAEPLNVEALARGIHVSAGHLSRQFRAAYGESVYQYLMTRRIERAMALLRVGTLSVTEVCFAVGFSSLGTFSTRFAELVGVPPSVYRDQGADIAAGMLPCIAKQVTRPIRNQEARLPAPSVP, from the coding sequence ATGACCTCCAGTGCGCCCGCCGACCCGCGGCTGCGGGACCTGGCCCTGCTGCGGCGCGTGCGGGACCGCATCGACAGGGAGTATGCCGAGCCGCTCAACGTCGAGGCGCTCGCGCGCGGCATCCACGTCTCGGCCGGCCACCTGAGCCGCCAGTTCCGGGCGGCGTACGGCGAGTCGGTCTACCAGTACCTCATGACCCGGCGCATCGAGCGGGCCATGGCGCTGCTGCGCGTCGGGACGCTCAGCGTGACCGAGGTCTGCTTCGCCGTCGGCTTCTCTTCCCTGGGCACGTTCAGCACCCGGTTCGCCGAGCTGGTCGGCGTCCCGCCGAGCGTGTACCGCGACCAGGGCGCCGATATCGCGGCAGGGATGCTGCCGTGCATCGCCAAGCAGGTCACCAGACCGATCAGGAATCAAGAAGCACGGCTCCCGGCGCCCTCCGTACCGTGA
- the acs gene encoding acetate--CoA ligase produces the protein MTSVLEPPTTATSQLDPERIAFWEDAARRLTWAEPWDAAHTWIPADPSTDTPPVIRWFEGGRLNAAVNCADRHVAAGRGDKVALHFEGEPGDRVTVTYADLQRRVSQAANALLALGIGQGDRVVIYLPVLVETVVITLACARIGAVHSLVFGGFSAEALRFRVEDTGAKLLVTTDGQYRRGKAVPVKENADAAVRGGAAGGDNAVDHVLVIRRTGSEIAWTPGRDVWWHELVDAQPEVHEAEAFEAETPLFIMYTSGTTGKPKGLVHTTGGYLTQASWSHEYLFSHPDPALRDADVHWCTADLAWVTAHTYEIYGPLSNGVTQVIFEGTPNTPHPGRHFEIIQRYGVTSYYTAPTLVRSLMGWFPEGVPAEYDFSSVRVCGTVGEAVNPEAWRWLRSNIGRGEVPMVDTWWQSETGATVLSPRQADAAFKPGCATRALPGLATAIVDDDGARVAPGVQGNIVVTATGPAMARTVWGNPQRYLDSYWRKYAEQGWFLAGDGAKYDADGDTWILGRTDDVLNISGHRLSTIEIESALVSHPAVVEAGVCPVADAVTGHAAAAFVVVNPEAVAAVERRGDLAAELRAHVAREIGPIAKPREIVVVPDVPKTRSGKIMRRLLTQLFEGTALGDTTSLQNEPCIAEIAQVLEARRI, from the coding sequence ATGACGTCTGTCCTCGAACCCCCCACGACCGCCACCAGCCAGCTCGATCCCGAGCGGATCGCCTTCTGGGAGGACGCCGCGCGGCGCCTGACGTGGGCCGAGCCGTGGGACGCCGCCCACACGTGGATCCCCGCGGACCCCTCCACCGACACACCGCCCGTGATCCGCTGGTTCGAAGGTGGGCGCCTGAACGCGGCCGTGAACTGCGCCGACCGCCACGTCGCCGCCGGGCGCGGGGACAAGGTGGCCCTGCACTTCGAGGGCGAGCCGGGCGACCGCGTCACCGTCACGTACGCGGACCTGCAGCGCCGGGTCTCCCAGGCCGCGAACGCCCTGCTCGCGCTCGGGATCGGCCAGGGCGACCGCGTGGTGATCTACCTGCCCGTGCTGGTCGAGACCGTGGTCATCACGCTCGCGTGCGCCCGGATCGGCGCGGTGCACTCGCTCGTGTTCGGCGGCTTCTCGGCCGAGGCGCTGCGCTTCCGCGTCGAGGACACGGGTGCCAAGCTGCTCGTCACCACGGACGGCCAGTACCGCCGCGGCAAGGCCGTGCCGGTGAAGGAGAACGCCGACGCCGCGGTGCGCGGCGGAGCAGCCGGCGGGGACAACGCCGTCGACCACGTCCTGGTGATCCGCCGGACGGGCTCGGAGATCGCGTGGACGCCGGGCCGCGACGTGTGGTGGCACGAGCTCGTCGACGCTCAGCCCGAGGTCCACGAGGCCGAGGCGTTCGAGGCCGAGACGCCGCTGTTCATCATGTACACCTCCGGCACCACGGGGAAGCCCAAGGGCCTGGTCCACACGACCGGCGGCTACCTCACCCAGGCGTCCTGGAGCCACGAGTACCTGTTCTCCCACCCCGACCCGGCACTGCGGGACGCGGACGTGCACTGGTGCACCGCGGACCTCGCCTGGGTCACGGCGCACACGTACGAGATCTACGGGCCGCTCTCCAACGGCGTCACGCAGGTGATCTTCGAGGGCACCCCGAACACGCCGCATCCGGGCCGGCACTTCGAGATCATCCAGCGCTACGGGGTGACGAGCTACTACACCGCACCCACGCTCGTGCGCTCGCTCATGGGCTGGTTCCCGGAGGGAGTGCCCGCGGAGTACGACTTCTCCTCGGTCCGGGTGTGCGGCACCGTCGGGGAGGCCGTGAACCCGGAGGCGTGGCGGTGGCTGCGCTCGAACATCGGGCGCGGCGAGGTGCCGATGGTGGACACGTGGTGGCAGTCGGAGACCGGCGCGACCGTGCTCTCGCCGCGGCAGGCCGACGCTGCGTTCAAGCCCGGGTGCGCCACCAGGGCGCTGCCCGGGCTCGCCACGGCGATCGTGGACGACGACGGCGCCCGGGTCGCGCCGGGCGTGCAGGGGAACATCGTGGTCACCGCGACCGGCCCCGCGATGGCGCGGACGGTCTGGGGCAACCCGCAGCGCTACCTGGACTCCTACTGGCGCAAGTACGCCGAGCAGGGCTGGTTCCTCGCCGGCGACGGCGCGAAGTACGACGCCGACGGCGACACCTGGATCCTGGGCCGCACCGACGACGTCCTCAACATCTCCGGCCACCGGCTCTCCACGATCGAGATCGAGTCGGCCCTCGTCTCGCACCCGGCCGTGGTCGAAGCCGGCGTCTGCCCGGTGGCGGATGCGGTGACGGGGCACGCGGCGGCGGCCTTCGTCGTCGTGAATCCGGAGGCCGTCGCCGCGGTGGAGCGGCGCGGGGACCTCGCGGCGGAGCTCCGCGCGCATGTTGCGCGGGAGATCGGGCCGATCGCGAAACCGCGCGAGATCGTCGTGGTGCCGGACGTGCCCAAGACCCGCTCGGGCAAGATCATGCGCAGGCTCCTGACGCAGCTGTTCGAGGGCACGGCGCTGGGGGACACGACGAGCCTGCAGAACGAGCCGTGCATCGCGGAGATCGCGCAAGTCCTGGAAGCTCGTCGGATCTGA
- a CDS encoding zinc-dependent alcohol dehydrogenase family protein — MRAWWVDRPGPAGGSPGPLAFGERPGPVPGPGEVLVRVSVCGVCRTDLHLAEGDLAPRRHGVIPGHEAVGRVEALGPGARRFGLGDRVGIAWLRGTCGTCRFCRSGRENLCTAPRFTGWDEDGGYAELAVVREDFAYPIPEAFSDREAAPLLCSGIIGYRALQRAALPDGGRLGIYGFGGSAHITAQLAMHRGASVYVMTRAPEARQLALDLGAVWAGGADQAPPEKLDAAILFAPVGTLVPPALAALDRGGTLAVAGIHLSDIPPLDYQQHLFQERQLRSVTANTRADGEEFFRLAAEIPVRTTTVPYAFEDADRALADLAGDRITGAAVLEVTPAGGA, encoded by the coding sequence ATGCGCGCATGGTGGGTGGACAGGCCGGGGCCGGCGGGCGGCAGCCCCGGACCCCTCGCGTTCGGCGAGCGGCCCGGTCCGGTGCCCGGGCCGGGGGAGGTCCTGGTGCGCGTGTCGGTCTGCGGGGTGTGCCGCACTGACCTGCACCTCGCCGAAGGGGACCTGGCTCCCCGGCGCCACGGCGTCATCCCCGGCCACGAGGCCGTGGGCCGCGTGGAGGCGCTCGGCCCCGGCGCCCGGCGGTTCGGGCTCGGCGACCGCGTCGGCATCGCCTGGCTGCGCGGCACCTGCGGGACCTGCCGGTTCTGCCGCTCGGGCCGGGAGAACCTCTGCACAGCACCCCGGTTCACGGGGTGGGACGAGGACGGCGGGTATGCGGAGCTCGCCGTCGTGCGCGAGGACTTCGCCTACCCCATCCCGGAGGCGTTCAGCGACCGCGAGGCAGCGCCGCTGCTGTGCTCGGGCATCATCGGCTACCGGGCGCTGCAGCGGGCGGCGCTCCCCGACGGCGGCCGCCTGGGGATCTACGGCTTCGGCGGCAGCGCCCACATCACCGCCCAGCTCGCCATGCACCGCGGCGCCTCCGTCTACGTCATGACCCGCGCCCCGGAGGCCCGGCAGCTCGCGCTGGACCTGGGCGCGGTATGGGCGGGCGGCGCCGACCAGGCGCCGCCCGAGAAGCTCGACGCCGCGATCCTCTTCGCACCCGTGGGCACGCTCGTCCCGCCGGCCCTGGCCGCACTGGACCGCGGCGGAACCTTGGCCGTCGCTGGCATCCACCTCAGCGACATCCCGCCCCTGGACTACCAGCAGCACCTCTTCCAGGAGCGTCAGCTGCGCAGCGTCACCGCCAACACCCGCGCGGACGGCGAGGAGTTCTTCCGGCTCGCCGCCGAGATCCCCGTCCGCACCACCACCGTGCCCTACGCGTTCGAGGACGCGGACCGGGCGCTCGCCGACCTCGCCGGGGACAGGATCACCGGCGCCGCGGTCCTCGAGGTCACGCCCGCAGGCGGCGCCTGA
- a CDS encoding alpha-amylase family glycosyl hydrolase, protein MRFRPVCPRAARRARSPRARAASTAVVLAAALALGGATTATAAPPPSSDAGGPGAAHSFRTAAGTENYYFVMTDRFANGTAANDQGGLGPDPMVSGFDPTNKGFYHGGDLKGLTSKLDYIQGLGTTAIWLTPSFKNKAVQPEDHSAGYHGYWITDFTQIDPHLGTNAELGTLITQAHARGMKVYFDIITNHTADVIKYQEGSRMPYVSKTASPYKDASGQTFDDAAVADQPSFPAMDPATSFPYHPYIPAGEQDVKVPAWLNDVTLYHNRGDSTFAGESANYGDFSGLDDLFTENPKVLNGFIDVYKKWIGDFGIDGFRIDTMKHVNDAFWQKFSPAILDYAHSVGKKDFFMFGEVYDTSRDFTSKFTTSDHVQAVLDFPFQQAARSYASASSPATTLQKLFQGDDWYTTATSNVYQLPTFLGNHDMGRIGSFIDQDNPTASDAEKVARDRLANELMYFSRGNPIVYYGDEQGFTGTGGDQLARQDMFASRTPEYLADPLLGTTATHAADNYVTTHPLYTSIADLAKVVKDNPALRTGAHQDRYAETTAGVYAFSRIDAAAQREYVVALNNTAAARTAAVPTYIAQRPFAKVFGAGAADRLKTAADRTLTVTVPAFSAVVYESEGRIPDSAAAPVPAIGTPAAAGGDNTRVNVTADLPHDSFYEVTFQARVPGAEGAAGQWHNIGTDDTYPYQVFDATKGMTPGTPLEYRAVSLDNAGHTATSATVSAVVPTPVDPDAPKGPAPQPLSVTVAGDIQHLAGCAGDWAPACQATMAQYDPIASEWRLTLDLPAGTYQFKAALNGSWTQNYGDGGAPNGANITLTHPGGRLTFTYRQDTHETTVSEHAAQPSAVAVAGTLNTAMGCPGDWQPACPQAQLAFDPAQGVWRGTYTLPQGSYSYKAALNKSWDLNYGAGGAPNGPNIALDHPGGTIVFSYNDSTHLVSAGQPAVQPSAVNFPGTYQHLAGCAGDWDPGCTATAATWDPRSQGWILRLASLPAGSYSFKVALNGSWDVNYGTNGALNGSNIGFDHPGGPVAFRYDPTTHLVTIVSG, encoded by the coding sequence ATGCGGTTCCGCCCTGTCTGCCCGCGCGCCGCGCGCCGCGCGCGCTCCCCGAGGGCGAGGGCGGCCAGCACCGCCGTCGTCCTCGCTGCCGCCCTCGCGCTCGGCGGTGCCACGACCGCGACGGCCGCCCCGCCGCCGTCGTCCGACGCCGGTGGCCCGGGGGCGGCGCATTCGTTCCGGACGGCGGCGGGCACCGAGAACTACTACTTCGTGATGACGGACCGCTTCGCGAACGGCACCGCGGCGAACGACCAGGGCGGCCTCGGCCCGGATCCGATGGTCTCCGGCTTCGACCCGACCAACAAGGGCTTCTACCACGGCGGCGACCTCAAGGGCCTCACGAGCAAGCTGGACTACATCCAGGGCCTGGGCACCACCGCCATCTGGCTCACGCCGAGCTTCAAGAACAAGGCCGTCCAGCCCGAGGACCACAGCGCCGGGTACCACGGCTACTGGATCACGGACTTCACCCAGATCGATCCCCACCTGGGCACCAACGCCGAGCTCGGGACCTTGATCACCCAGGCCCACGCGCGGGGCATGAAGGTCTACTTCGACATCATCACCAACCACACCGCGGACGTCATCAAGTACCAAGAGGGCTCCCGCATGCCCTACGTGAGCAAGACGGCCTCCCCGTACAAGGACGCCTCGGGGCAGACGTTCGACGACGCCGCGGTCGCCGACCAGCCGAGCTTCCCCGCGATGGACCCGGCGACGTCCTTCCCGTACCACCCCTACATCCCCGCCGGCGAGCAGGACGTGAAGGTCCCCGCGTGGCTCAACGACGTGACCCTCTACCACAACCGTGGCGACTCGACCTTCGCGGGGGAGAGCGCCAACTACGGCGACTTCTCGGGCCTGGACGACCTGTTCACCGAGAACCCGAAGGTCCTCAACGGCTTCATCGACGTGTACAAGAAGTGGATCGGCGACTTCGGGATCGACGGGTTCCGGATCGACACGATGAAGCACGTCAACGACGCGTTCTGGCAGAAGTTCTCGCCCGCGATCCTCGACTACGCGCACTCGGTGGGCAAGAAGGACTTCTTCATGTTCGGGGAGGTCTACGACACCTCGCGCGACTTCACCTCGAAGTTCACCACCTCCGACCACGTCCAGGCCGTGCTCGACTTCCCGTTCCAGCAGGCGGCGCGCTCCTACGCCTCGGCCTCCTCGCCCGCCACGACCCTGCAGAAGCTCTTCCAGGGCGACGACTGGTACACGACCGCGACCTCGAACGTCTACCAGCTGCCCACGTTCCTCGGGAACCATGACATGGGCAGGATCGGGTCCTTCATCGACCAGGACAACCCGACGGCGTCCGACGCCGAGAAGGTGGCCCGCGACCGGCTCGCCAACGAGCTCATGTACTTCTCCCGCGGCAACCCGATCGTCTACTACGGCGACGAGCAGGGGTTCACCGGCACCGGCGGGGACCAGCTCGCCCGGCAGGACATGTTCGCGTCCAGGACGCCGGAGTACCTCGCCGATCCGCTCCTGGGCACGACGGCGACGCACGCCGCGGACAACTACGTCACCACCCATCCGCTCTACACCTCGATCGCGGACCTCGCGAAGGTGGTCAAGGACAACCCGGCCCTCCGCACGGGCGCGCACCAGGACCGGTACGCCGAGACGACGGCCGGGGTCTACGCGTTCTCACGCATCGACGCGGCCGCCCAGCGCGAGTACGTCGTGGCCCTGAACAACACCGCCGCGGCCCGCACGGCGGCCGTGCCCACGTACATCGCCCAGCGTCCGTTCGCGAAGGTCTTCGGCGCCGGCGCCGCGGACCGGCTCAAGACGGCAGCGGACAGGACGCTCACCGTCACCGTCCCCGCGTTCTCCGCGGTCGTCTACGAGTCCGAGGGCCGCATTCCCGACTCGGCGGCGGCCCCCGTGCCGGCGATCGGGACCCCGGCCGCGGCCGGCGGGGACAACACCCGCGTCAACGTCACCGCCGACCTCCCGCACGACTCGTTCTACGAGGTCACGTTCCAGGCCCGGGTCCCCGGTGCCGAGGGAGCCGCCGGCCAGTGGCACAACATCGGCACCGACGACACCTACCCGTACCAGGTCTTCGACGCCACGAAGGGCATGACGCCGGGCACCCCGCTCGAGTACCGGGCCGTCTCGCTCGACAACGCCGGCCACACCGCCACCTCGGCGACCGTCTCCGCCGTCGTGCCAACCCCCGTGGACCCGGACGCCCCCAAGGGCCCCGCCCCGCAGCCGCTCTCGGTGACCGTGGCCGGCGACATCCAGCACCTCGCCGGCTGTGCCGGCGACTGGGCCCCCGCGTGCCAGGCCACCATGGCCCAGTACGACCCGATCGCCTCCGAGTGGCGCCTCACCCTCGACCTCCCGGCCGGCACCTACCAGTTCAAGGCGGCGCTCAACGGGTCCTGGACCCAGAACTACGGCGACGGAGGGGCGCCCAACGGGGCGAACATCACGCTCACCCATCCAGGCGGCCGGCTCACCTTCACCTACCGGCAGGACACCCACGAGACCACGGTCTCCGAGCACGCGGCCCAGCCCTCCGCCGTGGCGGTGGCAGGGACGCTCAACACGGCGATGGGCTGCCCCGGCGACTGGCAGCCGGCGTGCCCGCAGGCGCAGCTGGCGTTCGATCCCGCGCAGGGAGTCTGGCGCGGGACCTACACCCTCCCGCAGGGCAGCTACTCGTACAAGGCCGCCCTCAACAAGTCCTGGGACCTCAACTACGGTGCCGGCGGGGCGCCGAACGGGCCGAACATCGCGCTCGACCATCCCGGCGGGACCATCGTCTTCAGCTACAACGACTCGACCCATCTGGTCTCGGCGGGCCAGCCCGCCGTCCAGCCCTCCGCGGTGAACTTCCCGGGCACCTACCAGCACCTCGCCGGCTGTGCGGGCGACTGGGACCCGGGGTGCACCGCGACGGCGGCCACGTGGGACCCGCGCTCGCAGGGCTGGATCCTCCGGCTCGCCTCGCTGCCGGCGGGGTCGTATTCGTTCAAGGTCGCGCTCAACGGATCGTGGGACGTGAACTATGGGACCAACGGCGCGCTCAACGGGTCCAACATCGGCTTCGACCACCCGGGCGGCCCGGTCGCCTTCCGCTACGACCCCACGACGCACCTCGTCACGATCGTCTCTGGCTGA
- a CDS encoding DUF503 domain-containing protein, producing the protein MWIAWIEFDLLLGDVHSLKEKRSVVRPIVAELRRRFDVSAAEVGDMDLHRRARIGVGIVSADRAHAVEVLDAVERLVAGRPEVELLSARRREARSDD; encoded by the coding sequence ATGTGGATTGCCTGGATCGAGTTCGACCTGCTCCTCGGCGATGTGCACTCCCTCAAGGAGAAACGCTCAGTGGTCCGGCCGATCGTCGCGGAGCTGCGCCGACGGTTCGACGTCTCGGCGGCCGAGGTCGGGGACATGGACCTGCACCGCCGCGCGCGCATCGGCGTCGGCATCGTCAGCGCGGACAGGGCTCACGCGGTGGAGGTGCTCGACGCCGTCGAACGCCTCGTCGCCGGCCGCCCGGAGGTCGAGCTGCTCAGCGCCCGCCGGCGCGAGGCCCGCAGCGACGACTGA